Part of the Brachyhypopomus gauderio isolate BG-103 chromosome 17, BGAUD_0.2, whole genome shotgun sequence genome, AACAGCTTTTTGTGCGTCCTATTTTTTATCGTTTAACAAGATAGTTATCTGTCCTGATAGACAATCATCAATACAAAGTCAAATAAACAGTTATAATTAATTCAAACGGGCCTTTTGTCAGCCAGGGTTTCCTAGTGTTTTCCGTTTATCGTTGTGCTAACACTACGATCATCATCATaactttgttgttgttgttgttgttgttgttgttgttacggTAAATATTGCTAGAAATGTGTATTTTAGTCATCACTACGGCTGAAGCACGTAGTCCCGGTATATATTATCTGCGCAATGataaacactcacaaacactaAATCAAAAACTGAGCCAAACGGGTCTTCAATAAAACACCGTAGACCATCCATAGGTTAAAAAGAAAACTGAAAGCACATTACAGAAAGTCCACACTATATGTACGTTATTTCTGCTACTTCTGAGTTTTTGTTTTGTACTGGATAAAGGCACATTTCAGCATACTGTTGACTTAAAATCGATTAGGTCCTTTCTTTCAATCTAGCCCCCATCCccccaccgtgtgtgtgtgtgtgtgtgtgcgtgtgtgtgtgtgtgtgtgtgtgtgtgtgtgtgtttaagcttATTCTACTCTAAGCTACTGTAACTATTAACCACAGAGAGTACATTTCTGTGGAACTACCTTTACCTCATTCCTTCAGTTAAAATCCAAGGGTAAACAAATTCTCTTGTCAAGAAAAATTCTTTCTAATGGTCCATATGCGTGATAACGCATTTCAGCTGTAAAAATGCCCGGTTAACCTGACCACCGATTACGAAACATTGTAAGAGCGTGTAGCTAAACAACAGTACTTCCAAGCTTGCTTACGTGCCCCGCCGGGTCAATTAACCTGGAGTACATTTAGTTATATCAGCGCAGGTAAACTCTACCACACCCGTATGACCTCCAGGTGTGGCCGCGCATTTATATTCCATCAGGAATCAGGAATCCCATCAGGATATTATTGGATGCTACACGTCTTGTTGAAGATTACACCTTTAGATCAACTATTCCCTTCAGTAGCACCAATCCTCACAGTCACGAAGGCAACTGAAACTTCCGGATAGCCAAAGTGATTAATCAGTTCTGTAAGATCATAAGAGGCAAATACATCCGTAAATATACAGGAAAATTAAACTGGCGAATAACTACattttggtaaaaaaaaaaaaactacattttaCAGCACGTTGGACACATAACATTATATTTATGATTTCCACAGTAATAAATGCAATGAAAATAACCAGGGTTTGATCCGATTTGGTCACATGATTTTTAAATCATGTATCAATTCCCATTGCCAAGATGCCTGTAAACATATTCTGTAATATCTATTTGTGATTATGACCAAATTCTTATGGCTTTGTCAGCATAATTTTGATGTGAATAATTATACGAACACAGGACTGTTTAAATatacatttaattttaattttaatattcacacTAACTGGATACAATTAGGTCATTTTGTCATGCCAAACTACTATGACACGTAAATAATGATAAACAAAGAGACAATTTTAAGTTAATGATTTTATAAATTAATTATataatacatacacatatacacacacgaaAATGTTCAAATGTCTACAGTTTGTAGCTGAAATCAATTTACAAAagataaaacaataaaaaaaataataatttagagATAAAGGAAAAAATCCTTTTGCCCAAAACATTTCCGACCAACATATATCTTTCATGACCAGACCAACATATATCTTTCCTCGCAAGAAAATATTTTTTCTCTCAGATCTCATGAACTGACTCTCACATATCCGTATGGATATCTGCCAATCAACAACTTAAAAGATGATTTTGCCTGCCTATATTATTGCCGTCAAATGCATGTAATAGATAAACTTGTTACCAGTCGAGTAAAAGACAACCATAGACCACTTTAGTTAACTCACATGGCACAATTGAGACGAGCAGTATCATGCATTTCCTTGATACGTATTCATTTAGTTTGAGGAAAATGACTTTCAGGATGAAATCTGTTTATACCTGGAAATCTGGTGCAGTCCACCTTCAAATCGCCTTTGCGACCGACTATTATTTAAAAGAATTCTTGCATTTTGGTGCTCCGCTCATGTCCTTATGTGTCCAAAAAACAGGATCTCAATTGCAATACCAAATTCATCCAGACGAGGGAGACTAAAGTCGTTCGACTAACTCCAATGGGGATTTACTCTTTTTGTTATTTTCGGTTGGTCAGCGCATAAATCCATTTACTTTTTAATGAGCATAGTTTTCGATCAACTACCTTGTGCTCGCCTTTGCAAGAATATCCTCTCCAAGAAAAAGATAATGTACAGATAATGTGCTATTTCAATACTTAAGTGAtgcacaaatgcacaaagctactGAATTCATTTTTTTGGCCTACATTCTATGCATTTTCAACACCTTAACTAATACCATATTTTTTAATCCGTAGAGTCCATTATTGAACACATTATTCAAAGTTTGTTCTACTATTTTGACCCGATGTTTTCCATGTGTAAAACACTTCTAAACCACAGTCACGTAAGATAGTAAGACTGAATGGGTCGACTGTTAACTTTTACAGGCGACATTTTGCGAGCTATTAAACTATACTTTTTTTACATTCTCACGAAAACACTGAGAACGTGCTGCGACAATGAATCCATTAGGAATTTATACAACAGCATATATAGGATAGTGTATCCAACGACAAAGCTATCGGATGCATTAGGTCACTGCTACAGGTACTGAAAGGTGCAATTGCAAAGATGTTTAAATTTCCAGCTATTTCTGAGCCCAAGAAGTCTAAAGTAAGATAGTTTTGCCACAGCAtcttaaaataaacaaacattttaTTGAGTAGTATTAAATGGGCCTGCTAAGTGTATTTAAGTTAGTAATGAGTTCGAACGTGCATTGTTGTGCATATTCACATTTGTGTATACTGAATGTCCGTGTTTAAAaaactttcttttcttttaatgCCAGGAAAAACAATATGTTCATTAATGAAATGAGTACTCGTTTCACTTGTATACCAATTTCTGTGATTTTTCTTGCTTCAAGTCCATATAATCACAGTTGAACTCATTGCCTTATTCATTGTCTCATCTTAAAAGAATAATTTCTTGCTCATGATATTGACATTCTGCGCCAAGTAGCTCGTCCCTTTACTCTCCAGCGGAACAGTCATTACAGCACGCGTTTCTGTTGAAGACGTCTTCACTTAGCTCTGCAGTTATTCGGACTGCCGCCTTTAGGTATGATATCTTCATATTAATCCATTTTGTGTTATTCTGGGCACACGTAGCCGCCTACCTTTCCTCTTTAATCTGAATTAATCTGTCCAGAAAGTTAAATTACGCATACCGGATGGCTCGTGTGCAGAACAGCCTATCCGAATTCGCAAGGACCAATGAAATCGACCCACCGCTCAGAGCGTAACTAGAGATATTGACGTGGAGGACGCGTCAAATTAATTCGAGCTAACTTCAGCCTACGGGATCAGACAAATTCGTCTTTAACGAATGAGGAGCCGTCGTGCCACTTCCTTTAAAggaattctacaattttttgcTTCTGTTGGAATAGAGAAGCGGTCTTCGGATATTTCTAATCAACTTTTTTTGGTTCTTCACACTGCCGCGGAGACAGCGCGTTCAGCCATTGAAGGAGAACTATTTCAAGCAAAGCATCACAAAACCACGGGCAAATGGGTGAGCCCGCGTTCACGTCTGCATGCTTCAGTGGCGAAGGGATGATAGAAGCAGGACATGTTGAACTTGCCTGCATTACGCCAGAAATAACCGTAAAGCCAACGTCGAATATCGGTCGGAGGTCTTTTAAAAGATATACGCAAGTAACCAATTAAATATAGATAGACGTTCGTCTTTTGCACGACTGTTGGAGGTAACGGAACGCAAACTGCAGTcatttgtaaacaaaaaaatagtGTTCGAAAATAATTGCAGTATATGCATCATAATGTCACGTTTAGGTAATATAAGATCTTACCTAGCCGTATAACTTTAGCAAAGTAAGTGAATTTGCACATCGGATCGCCATTTTCATTTAGCCTGTCATTCGATGAGCTGATTGTTGAACTCGTATTTCATTCACTATTTTACTTCTGTAATCCAAGTTTGATGTGTTTTCTTCTGCAGAGCAAACGTATGGGGAGGTGAACCAGTTAGGAGGGGTTTTTGTCAACGGACGACCTCTACCCAACGCTATACGACTACGAATAGTGGAGTTGGCACAGCTTGGGATCCGACCTTGTGACATTAGCAGACAACTTCGTGTTTCCCATGGGTGCGTGAGCAAAATACTGGCGAGGTACAACGAAACCGGGTCTATATTGCCCGGTGCTATTGGGGGCAGCAAACCGAGAGTCACGACACCGAACGTGGTGAAGAGTATACGGGAATACAAACAAGGAGACCCCGGGATTTTCGCATGGGAGATCCGGGACCGACTTCTAGCAGATGGAGTATGTGACAAATACAACGTGCCCTCCGTCAGCTCCATCAGCAGGATTTTACGGAACAAAATAGGAAATCTTTCCCAACCTACGCAGTATGAAGGTGGCAAACAAACTCAACCACAACCAAGCATTTCTTATAACCATTTATACCCGTACTCGTATCCTAATGCAATGTCCCCTACTGGGACCAAAATGAGCAGTCCTCCAGGCGTCCCCGTCGCCGGTGGACACGTGAGCATACCCCGCGGCTGGCCGTCAGCCCACACGGTCAGCAACATATTGGGCATTCGAGCCTTCATGGaccccacaggtgagaccgGATGACATTATACGTTGTTTTGAAGAATTTGTA contains:
- the pax1a gene encoding paired box protein Pax-1a isoform X1, which encodes MEQTYGEVNQLGGVFVNGRPLPNAIRLRIVELAQLGIRPCDISRQLRVSHGCVSKILARYNETGSILPGAIGGSKPRVTTPNVVKSIREYKQGDPGIFAWEIRDRLLADGVCDKYNVPSVSSISRILRNKIGNLSQPTQYEGGKQTQPQPSISYNHLYPYSYPNAMSPTGTKMSSPPGVPVAGGHVSIPRGWPSAHTVSNILGIRAFMDPTAVAGAEGYAPKLEDWTSVNRAAFPSAHAVNGLDKSSLDADIKYPQPSSTLSSYVPPCAYSPSNQYGVYSGPAGSYVGPGHHWQAQGASLSHPASSMSIHSGDLHSPMSFKHTVRDGDRKPPSPLSKQQHEALSSIHGLGLPTSSS
- the pax1a gene encoding paired box protein Pax-1a isoform X2, whose protein sequence is MEQTYGEVNQLGGVFVNGRPLPNAIRLRIVELAQLGIRPCDISRQLRVSHGCVSKILARYNETGSILPGAIGGSKPRVTTPNVVKSIREYKQGDPGIFAWEIRDRLLADGVCDKYNVPSVSSISRILRNKIGNLSQPTQYEGGKQTQPQPSISYNHLYPYSYPNAMSPTGTKMSSPPGVPVAGGHVSIPRGWPSAHTVSNILGIRAFMDPTAVAGAEGYAPKLEDWTSVNRAAFPSAHAVNGLDKSSLDADIKYPQPSSTLSSYVPPCAYSPSNQYGVYSGPAGSYVGPGHHWQAQGASLSHPASSMSIHSGDLHSPMSFKHTETENPRVP